Proteins from a single region of Gordonia hongkongensis:
- a CDS encoding HNH endonuclease — MTIFVTNAGLQILARVTWRRAAVLLTTEVARNVEGTPLVRVVHSPTLSLPIHKVVAIKRDAYRPFAGKTMDSYASNATILRRDQWICAYCDGPADTVDHIVPVSQGGPSTFGNQVAACKSCNGFKANRTPRKAGMALRHAPFVYDPWAADQKEVWEMFILHPKTD; from the coding sequence ATGACCATCTTCGTCACCAACGCCGGACTGCAGATCCTGGCGCGCGTCACCTGGCGTCGCGCCGCGGTTCTGTTGACCACCGAGGTCGCGCGGAACGTCGAGGGCACGCCGCTGGTCCGCGTCGTCCATTCGCCGACGCTGTCCCTGCCGATCCACAAGGTGGTGGCGATCAAGCGAGATGCCTACCGCCCGTTCGCCGGTAAGACGATGGACTCCTACGCGTCGAACGCGACCATCCTGCGGCGCGATCAATGGATCTGCGCCTACTGCGACGGTCCCGCCGACACCGTCGACCACATCGTCCCGGTCTCGCAGGGTGGGCCGAGCACATTCGGAAACCAGGTCGCGGCGTGCAAGTCCTGCAACGGTTTCAAGGCCAACCGGACGCCGCGCAAGGCGGGGATGGCCCTACGGCACGCCCCGTTCGTCTACGACCCCTGGGCCGCGGACCAGAAAGAGGTGTGGGAGATGTTCATCCTGCATCCGAAGACGGACTAG
- a CDS encoding DUF305 domain-containing protein, which translates to MSASRLGVPLVRAMVLGVTAALLVTMGVVVGAVWQGRDHDSSAMSVSDIGFAQDMSAHHDQAILMSRTIGAVPGVAPQIRGVADRIVHTQTAETATMRGWLLWFDEPVTAPEPMSWMSGGDPHHEGTHHDESPPPMPGMASIDEIGSLSTLPPGEAEILFLQLMIRHHRGGMSMAQAAYNDERTGSATKDLALMMIGDQGDEIGLMTMLLAERGADPLPT; encoded by the coding sequence ATGAGCGCTTCTCGCCTCGGCGTCCCGCTGGTGCGCGCGATGGTCCTCGGCGTGACCGCGGCCCTGCTCGTCACCATGGGTGTCGTCGTCGGGGCGGTGTGGCAGGGACGCGATCACGACTCATCCGCGATGAGCGTGTCCGACATCGGCTTCGCGCAGGACATGTCGGCGCACCACGACCAGGCGATCCTCATGTCGCGGACGATCGGTGCGGTGCCCGGAGTCGCGCCGCAGATCCGCGGCGTCGCCGACCGGATCGTCCACACGCAGACCGCCGAAACCGCCACGATGCGTGGCTGGTTGCTGTGGTTCGACGAACCGGTGACCGCGCCGGAGCCGATGTCCTGGATGTCCGGCGGAGACCCTCACCACGAGGGCACCCATCACGACGAATCCCCTCCGCCGATGCCCGGCATGGCGAGTATCGACGAGATCGGCAGTCTCTCCACCCTGCCACCCGGCGAGGCGGAGATCTTGTTCCTGCAGTTGATGATTCGGCACCACCGTGGCGGGATGTCGATGGCCCAGGCGGCATACAACGACGAGCGGACCGGTTCCGCGACGAAGGACCTCGCGCTCATGATGATCGGCGACCAGGGCGACGAGATCGGTCTGATGACGATGCTGCTCGCGGAACGTGGCGCCGATCCGTTGCCGACCTGA